From Prevotella melaninogenica, the proteins below share one genomic window:
- a CDS encoding type VI secretion system baseplate subunit TssF — protein sequence MIDKRQQSIKERLRRFAMDLWNITDLRQMDPVIDLILDVIAYNSSRLHQKISDSDSNILYRLACLLVPQQWSLPMPSHALLSVEPKSDESRLLTLTDRFYTRKMMFEKGWVDLDFSPLSNYPLVNAKIKALSYDSRVMYSYEGSLQETELPNIVVPSEDGVVWIGLEMTQSLLRSTHKLILCILLENNNLRPFLRDVHVYDGTGERLEVSVPQFPLEQSEKYHYFNEISDYYSKNYVQISLDSKALSSNPFSTYPSEWEVSEEGDDESSKLVWLKLKFPVMFNHVDFGKVRFLLNTYPVVNRSLVTIQHDFARKGNIVALPCKENRFLLNVESFHDDANHQYVDIVRNYNESSTGTYSLYFGNIERFDSDNARILINKLIQLIHEDGSAFESMEIDTLTDQLNNLYNNIENIEKSIYDFTQDKSIPRAFLFTQPYKKTSEVEVSYWTTDAEVANGLDSRTVVYQTENDKFSQSGLLFQTTTKQGNAHDSERDLINRLRYGLLSKDRIVTREDIKSFVLCSLGKLAKSVDIRDGIAISNDVRRGIIRTTEVRIELSGASKEEKVDLPAMTSFLEDELSKRSINKTPYKIFFV from the coding sequence ATGATAGATAAAAGGCAACAGAGTATAAAAGAACGTCTTCGGAGATTTGCAATGGACTTGTGGAATATCACAGATCTGAGGCAGATGGATCCCGTTATTGATTTAATTCTTGACGTAATAGCCTATAATAGTAGTAGACTTCATCAGAAAATATCTGATTCTGATTCAAATATTCTGTATCGTTTGGCATGTTTGTTAGTACCTCAGCAGTGGTCACTTCCAATGCCTTCCCATGCTTTGTTGAGTGTGGAACCTAAGAGTGACGAGTCTCGCTTACTAACATTAACAGATCGTTTTTATACGAGGAAGATGATGTTTGAAAAGGGATGGGTAGACCTTGACTTCTCTCCTCTAAGTAATTACCCTTTAGTAAATGCCAAGATAAAGGCCTTATCCTACGATAGTCGGGTAATGTATTCGTATGAGGGTAGTCTGCAAGAAACAGAACTTCCAAATATAGTAGTGCCGTCAGAAGATGGTGTTGTGTGGATAGGTCTGGAAATGACACAGAGTCTACTACGCTCAACTCATAAACTGATATTGTGTATTCTTTTGGAAAACAATAACCTCAGACCTTTCCTAAGAGATGTGCATGTCTATGATGGAACTGGAGAGAGATTAGAAGTATCGGTTCCACAGTTCCCACTTGAACAGAGTGAGAAGTATCACTACTTTAATGAGATTAGTGACTATTATTCAAAAAACTATGTTCAGATAAGTCTTGATTCAAAAGCCCTCTCATCTAATCCTTTCAGTACCTATCCTTCAGAATGGGAAGTTTCTGAAGAGGGAGACGATGAAAGCAGTAAACTGGTATGGTTAAAGTTGAAATTTCCAGTGATGTTTAATCATGTGGATTTTGGGAAAGTACGTTTTCTACTCAATACTTATCCAGTTGTCAATCGTAGCTTGGTAACAATACAGCATGATTTTGCACGAAAAGGTAATATCGTAGCTCTACCATGCAAAGAAAATCGTTTCCTCCTCAATGTAGAATCTTTTCATGATGATGCTAACCACCAGTACGTGGATATTGTGCGGAATTATAATGAATCTTCTACAGGCACTTACAGTCTTTACTTTGGAAACATAGAAAGATTTGACTCAGACAATGCTCGCATATTGATAAACAAACTAATTCAGTTAATCCATGAAGACGGAAGTGCTTTTGAGAGTATGGAGATAGATACGCTCACGGATCAGCTGAATAATCTCTATAACAATATAGAGAACATAGAAAAGAGCATCTACGATTTCACTCAAGATAAGAGCATCCCTCGTGCTTTTCTGTTTACACAGCCTTACAAAAAGACATCAGAGGTTGAGGTGAGTTATTGGACTACTGATGCTGAGGTTGCTAACGGTTTGGATAGTCGTACTGTGGTCTACCAAACCGAGAATGACAAATTCTCACAAAGCGGGTTGTTGTTCCAGACAACGACAAAACAAGGTAATGCTCACGACTCAGAACGTGATCTGATTAATCGACTCCGTTATGGTCTACTGTCAAAGGACCGTATTGTTACACGCGAAGATATAAAGAGTTTCGTACTTTGTAGTTTAGGGAAATTGGCGAAATCTGTAGATATCAGAGATGGTATAGCTATCTCAAACGATGTGCGACGTGGTATTATCCGTACAACAGAAGTAAGAATAGAACTTTCAGGTGCAAGTAAAGAAGAAAAAGTTGATTTACCTGCAATGACAAGTTTCTTAGAAGACGAACTTTCAAAGCGTTCTATCAATAAGACACCTTACAAGATATTTTTCGTATGA
- a CDS encoding AAA family ATPase has translation MNTQNYSNSLIAAIKLAKAMAHQDKHLSFGVAHLVIAMLTEQTGLREILNSMQKEVNYISDWFETYREMYVGVEHDAGEIIADHEVETVLDEAERSKIKLGTDSVDALCVFSAIVRDGVVYSHQQIESIGVTEDEIMEYFEASTSPLSPVAEMDMGSSIQYVSDLRRAELLEEGKSIIGRSKEIRLILETLERSERQGILLVGAPGVGKTGIIRALAHEMEINQDEIINQTSLVGLNTSKILAQSGNETEITQKLTGLLQKMNQAKSRGVLVIDDLQLLLESGNPTAATYILNNLDAQICDGAVTLLMVLSMDAFRKHIEKHSIANRLNIINVEELEPNILRSALLKHRTILQAYYSLPMTEEAFISAYNLSNRYYKEKSQPASTLDLIDSTAASVRLSNKNAAGIVEQLVEQYEKYKAMQVEDVSDFDLHLLYHTIFNKVSVVLTSKIEDDFVLTDDDSTQEKLDKLGKMLNELSALSQKGIEKVSSLEIESVVADDTGIPIGKIQAQEKDRLLGIETKLHERVKGQDKAIRTLSDAIIESRSGLSDPKKPIGSFFFLGPTGTGKTELTKSLADLLFDDDTAMIRFDMSEFKEEHSAALLYGAPPGYVGYEEGGLLVTKIRQKPYSVVLFDEIEKAHSSVYDIFLQIMDEGKVHDKLGREGDFSNSIIIFTSNIGSQWIAEQIQKGHQPTSNELIEVMSKYFRPEFLGRLTEVVPFSPITEAVAQQIFLLQFSRLQKQLLEQKDIQLDLAPETIAYLTSKGFSPQYGARPIAGVVRTYLKKTISKLIVSEAIKSGNHIIATYKDGNLQWNHA, from the coding sequence ATGAATACACAAAATTACAGCAATAGCCTCATAGCTGCTATTAAGTTAGCCAAGGCAATGGCACATCAGGATAAGCACCTATCATTCGGTGTAGCTCATCTTGTTATCGCTATGTTGACTGAACAGACAGGTTTGCGTGAGATCCTGAACTCGATGCAAAAGGAAGTGAACTACATCAGCGATTGGTTTGAGACTTACCGTGAGATGTATGTCGGTGTTGAGCATGATGCAGGTGAGATAATCGCCGACCACGAGGTAGAGACGGTACTTGATGAGGCAGAACGCTCAAAGATTAAGCTTGGTACAGACTCTGTTGACGCCTTGTGTGTGTTCTCAGCAATTGTCAGAGATGGTGTGGTTTACTCCCATCAGCAGATAGAATCAATTGGTGTGACAGAAGATGAGATAATGGAATATTTTGAGGCTTCAACCTCTCCTTTATCTCCAGTTGCAGAGATGGATATGGGTAGTTCTATCCAATACGTATCTGATCTCCGCCGAGCAGAACTCTTAGAAGAAGGTAAGTCTATTATCGGTCGTAGCAAGGAAATACGTCTGATATTGGAAACGTTGGAACGTTCTGAACGACAAGGTATTCTGCTTGTAGGTGCACCGGGTGTTGGTAAGACGGGTATTATCAGAGCACTTGCCCATGAAATGGAAATCAACCAAGATGAGATTATCAACCAAACATCGTTGGTCGGGCTGAACACATCAAAGATTCTTGCACAATCAGGCAATGAAACTGAGATTACCCAAAAACTTACGGGACTTTTGCAGAAGATGAATCAAGCAAAGAGTCGTGGTGTGCTTGTCATTGACGACCTACAGTTGTTGCTCGAAAGTGGTAACCCAACGGCAGCCACCTATATACTCAACAACCTTGATGCTCAAATTTGCGATGGTGCAGTCACACTGCTGATGGTTCTGTCTATGGATGCCTTCCGTAAGCACATTGAGAAACATTCTATTGCAAATAGACTGAATATTATAAATGTAGAGGAACTCGAACCGAATATTCTTCGCAGTGCATTACTAAAACATAGAACAATTCTGCAGGCTTATTATAGTCTGCCAATGACGGAGGAGGCATTCATAAGTGCATATAATCTTTCTAACAGATACTACAAGGAAAAGAGCCAACCAGCCTCAACATTAGACCTCATTGATAGTACTGCAGCCTCGGTAAGACTGAGTAATAAGAATGCTGCAGGTATTGTAGAACAACTTGTGGAGCAGTATGAGAAGTACAAGGCAATGCAGGTAGAAGATGTGAGTGATTTCGACTTACATCTGCTTTATCATACAATCTTTAACAAGGTGAGTGTTGTTTTGACTTCAAAGATAGAAGACGACTTCGTACTAACGGATGATGATTCAACACAGGAGAAATTAGATAAGCTTGGTAAAATGTTGAACGAACTCTCTGCCCTTTCACAGAAAGGTATTGAGAAGGTTAGCTCATTAGAAATAGAATCAGTTGTGGCAGATGACACTGGTATCCCAATCGGAAAGATTCAGGCACAAGAGAAAGACCGACTCTTGGGTATCGAAACCAAGTTGCACGAAAGAGTTAAGGGACAGGATAAAGCTATTCGTACCCTTTCAGATGCTATCATCGAGTCACGAAGTGGTCTGAGTGACCCAAAGAAGCCTATCGGTTCATTCTTCTTCCTTGGCCCTACTGGTACGGGTAAGACAGAGTTGACGAAATCGTTAGCCGATCTTCTTTTTGATGATGACACAGCAATGATTCGTTTCGATATGTCCGAGTTTAAGGAAGAACATTCAGCAGCCCTATTGTATGGTGCTCCTCCAGGATATGTTGGCTATGAAGAGGGCGGTTTGCTTGTGACAAAAATCCGCCAAAAGCCTTATTCTGTCGTACTCTTTGATGAGATTGAGAAGGCACATAGTAGTGTCTACGATATCTTCCTGCAGATTATGGATGAAGGTAAGGTGCATGATAAATTAGGACGTGAAGGTGACTTCTCCAATTCTATCATCATCTTTACTTCTAATATTGGTAGTCAATGGATTGCTGAACAGATTCAGAAGGGACATCAGCCAACCTCTAACGAACTGATTGAGGTTATGTCGAAGTACTTCCGTCCTGAGTTTCTTGGTCGTTTGACAGAGGTAGTCCCATTCTCACCTATTACAGAGGCGGTTGCTCAGCAGATTTTCCTTCTCCAATTCTCACGCCTGCAGAAGCAGTTGTTGGAGCAGAAGGATATTCAGTTGGATTTAGCACCAGAGACAATAGCCTACCTTACCTCCAAGGGATTCTCGCCACAGTATGGTGCGCGTCCTATTGCAGGTGTAGTGAGAACTTATCTGAAGAAGACTATTTCCAAGCTGATTGTCTCAGAGGCTATCAAATCTGGCAATCACATAATAGCAACCTATAAAGATGGAAATCTGCAATGGAATCACGCATAA
- the tssD gene encoding type VI secretion system tube protein TssD produces MSSFRATLELGGKEYDVLYSNYEFSRTTDKKGQPASSISGGRISVTIESTDDTSTIEAMLNSQFKPVEGKIVYKKSEEDAKMKEISFKNAYIVHYKETLDVNNEAPMTIGMTFSAENITVGNAELDNRWPRT; encoded by the coding sequence ATGAGTTCATTTAGAGCAACTTTGGAATTGGGTGGTAAGGAGTATGATGTACTCTATTCTAACTACGAGTTCAGTCGTACAACTGACAAGAAGGGTCAGCCTGCATCAAGCATCTCTGGCGGTCGTATCAGTGTAACCATCGAGTCTACTGATGACACTTCTACTATCGAGGCTATGCTTAACAGCCAGTTCAAGCCTGTTGAGGGTAAGATCGTTTACAAGAAGAGTGAAGAGGATGCTAAGATGAAGGAGATTTCTTTCAAGAATGCTTACATCGTTCACTACAAGGAAACACTCGACGTTAACAACGAGGCTCCTATGACTATCGGTATGACTTTCTCTGCTGAGAATATCACCGTTGGCAATGCTGAGCTTGACAACCGTTGGCCTCGCACATAA
- a CDS encoding GPW/gp25 family protein produces MNYLKLPLDLSGALNGQIQRCSYEESIAQHLMMLVVSRHGEVEGREDYGSIIWDLEFNQVLKNEDWEDKVRQSLEATIIKYEPRLKDVHVRVELTEVEEDVRDKFPNARKRVRLWVSGLIVRNDQHFNFNTHLYISPISQ; encoded by the coding sequence ATGAACTATCTAAAACTACCTTTGGATTTATCAGGGGCTTTAAATGGACAAATCCAACGCTGCTCCTATGAGGAGTCAATTGCCCAGCATCTCATGATGTTGGTGGTTTCTCGTCATGGAGAAGTGGAAGGAAGAGAGGATTACGGTTCGATTATATGGGACTTGGAATTCAATCAAGTTTTGAAAAACGAAGACTGGGAAGATAAGGTCAGACAGTCATTGGAAGCCACTATAATTAAGTATGAACCTCGTCTAAAAGACGTCCATGTAAGAGTAGAACTTACTGAGGTTGAGGAAGATGTCAGAGATAAGTTCCCTAATGCTCGAAAGCGTGTACGCTTGTGGGTAAGTGGTCTTATTGTAAGAAATGACCAGCACTTCAACTTTAATACACATCTTTATATAAGTCCAATATCACAATAA